The Aedes aegypti strain LVP_AGWG chromosome 3, AaegL5.0 Primary Assembly, whole genome shotgun sequence genome contains a region encoding:
- the LOC5565520 gene encoding bifunctional methylenetetrahydrofolate dehydrogenase/cyclohydrolase, mitochondrial isoform X2, translating into MAKLIDGKQIAADIRMELREQIEEWMKQGGNRAPHLTAILIGEDPASNTYVSNKMKAAADVGITSKTERYSADITEEQLLKRIEELNQDDSVDGILVQLPVPGHINERKVCNSVSCDKDVDGFNERNIGRLCLDMNTLIPCTPLGVQELIKRTEIETFGKNAVVVGRSKNVGMPIAMLLHADGRNDTCAMDATVTMCHRFTPPEELARFCRTADIIVTATGVPGLIKADMVKEGAAIIDVGITRVKDPETGKNKLVGDVDFDEVRKVAGHITPVPGGVGPMTVAMLMKNTFIAAKNLAHKRADKEK; encoded by the exons ATGGCCAAACTAATCGATGGGAAACAAATCGCTGCCGACATCCGCATGGAACTGCGCGAACAgattgaggaatggatgaagcaAGGTGGTAATCGTGCTCCGCACTTGACTGCCATTCTGATTGGGGAGGATCCCGCTAGTAACACTTATGTTTCGAACAAAATGAAG GCCGCAGCCGATGTCGGCATCACTAGCAAAACCGAACGCTACTCGGCGGACATTACCGAAGAGCAGCTGTTGAAGCGTATCGAAGAGCTGAACCAGGACGACTCCGTGGACGGAATTCTGGTGCAGCTTCCCGTGCCGGGTCACATCAACGAGCGCAAGGTGTGCAATTCGGTGTCCTGCGACAAGGATGTGGACGGTTTCAACGAACGGAACATTGGCCGGCTGTGCCTGGATATGAACACACTGATTCCGTGTACCCCGTTGGGCGTTCAGGAACTGATCAAGCGCACCGAAATTGAAACTTTCGGAAAAAACGCGGTGGTGGTCGGACGTTCCAAGAACGTCGGTATGCCAATCGCCATGCTGTTGCATGCCGACGGTCGGAACGATACCTGCGCCATGGATGCCACCGTTACCATGTGCCACAGGTTTACGCCCCCGGAGGAACTGGCACGGTTCTGCCGGACGGCGGACATCATCGTCACGGCAACGGGAGTACCTGGCCTCATCAAGGCCGATATGGTCAAAGAAGGGGCAGCGATAATTGATGTGGGAATTACCCGGGTGAAGGATCCCGAAACCGGCAAAAACAAATTGGTGGGCGACGTGGACTTTGACG AGGTTCGCAAAGTGGCTGGCCACATTACGCCAGTGCCGGGTGGTGTCGGGCCGATGACGGTTGCCATGCTGATGAAGAACACCTTCATCGCGGCAAAAAATTTGGCACACAAAAGGGCTGACAAGGAAAAGTGA